A genomic segment from Xyrauchen texanus isolate HMW12.3.18 chromosome 21, RBS_HiC_50CHRs, whole genome shotgun sequence encodes:
- the LOC127661931 gene encoding uncharacterized protein LOC127661931, whose protein sequence is MSSSLITHAFKHIPVICCRPFTRYRCKTKRNPHNLRPLCTSTPAPLSFSVGLWNCQSAVNKAAFIPAFATQSTLSILALTETWIRPEDTATPAALSNNFSFSHTPRHTGRGGGTGQLTSFLEELDVLLSSLPEDGRPLVVLGDFNIHQDKPQAIELNTLLASFDLERLHTTATHRSGNQLDLIFTHQHGLHHPAPGCLTSFVNIGLFSGQLRGDGGNLKIQLI, encoded by the exons atgtctagttcactaataacacatgccttcaagcacatccctgttatctgttgtagaccgttcacaagatacagatgcaagacaaaacgcaacccacacaacctacggccgctttgcacttcaacacctgctccactctcgttctcagtgggactctggaactgccagtctgctgtgaacaaagctgccttcattccggctttcgccacgcagtccaccctcagcatcctggcactgacagagacatggatacgtcctgaggatacagcaacacctgctgctctctctaacaacttctccttctcccacacccctcgacatactggtaggggtgggggaacag gtcagctgacaagctttcttgaggaattggatgtcctgctgtcctccttgccagaggatggcaggccacttgtggttcttggtgatttcaacatacaccaggacaaaccccaggccattgaactgaatactcttctggcctcatttgacttggaaagactacacaccacagcaactcacaggtcgggcaaccagctggacctcatttttacac accagcacggactacaccacccagcccctggctgtctgacatccttcgtgaacatcggactgttctcagggcagctgagaggagatggcggaaatctaaagatccagctgatctag